From the Coffea eugenioides isolate CCC68of chromosome 1, Ceug_1.0, whole genome shotgun sequence genome, the window GTTGCAGATGAGCACAATATAGCTCACTGGCACATTCTTTTTGTAGCGCCGTGACTTACCATCTTGAAAACCTGAACTCTTCTTTCAGGTGTAGGTGCGGCATGGAAAACAGCCGATATTGAAGAGGGTACAACTGTAGCTATTTTTGGATTGGGAGTAATTGGATTAGCGGTAAAGTCTTGCAGCATTCTTATTAGCATCAATGTTTCTTGATTCATACTGCATTAGATTTGTTATAGACCATCAAAGTATTGATTCAGAAGTGGAAAATTTTATAGGTTGCTGAAGGAGCAAGACTTCGCGGAGCTAAGACAATTATCGGTGTGGATCTGAACCCCGACAAAGTTGAAATAGGTAAACAATGcatatttgagaaattttcagaGTTCCATAAAGCATAGGCCTCAAGTTGAGGCTGCAATCCCCCATACGATCTCTTTCTCAACTAGCCGGATTTTTGCTTTTCTTCAGGTAAAAAGTTTGGCATCACCAATTTTATCAACCCAAGGGAACTTGGCGGCAAACTTGCGAGCGAGGTATACATCTAATATTTCATACTGCAACAACAGAGCCACTACTATGGAAAACACAGTGTTCTGAAAAACATAAGAGTCATAATTTTCAACTGCTGCTTTTTTTTCTGTACAAATTAGGTGATTCTTGAGATGACTGATGGCCTTGGTGCTGATTACTGCTTTGAATGCGTGGGCTTGCCATCCCTATCACAAGAAGCATTTACTTGCTGCAGAAAGGTTCGTCTCTTAAATGGCACATCATTTTGATCTGTGTCCTAGAGCATTTGTTTTGCTGGTTGCAGCTACTAAATGAGATTTTTATGTGCAATATTTTAACTTTCAGGGATGGGGAAAGACCGTCATATTAGGAGTGGACAAGCCAGACTCGCAGTTTATTCTCAACTCCCTAGTGAATAATCATAGTGGGAAGACCATCACAGGCGTCCAATATGGTGGTCTCAAGCCTAATCTTGATATTGCCATTCTTGCAAAACGTTACTTGGATAAGGTAACTGTTCCTTCACCCGGCTTTCAATGGCAATTTTACCACACAATTGTTCTTCACCTGTTGCAAAATTACTACATCTCTTTCTGATCGCTTAAATCTTTGAACACAAATGCAGGAGCTTCAGTTGGACTTGTTTGTCACGCATGAGATCAAACTCGAAGACATCAACAAGGCTTTCAAGTTGCTCATTGAGGGCAAGTGCCTCCGGACTGTCATTTGGTTCGATCAGGAGAGGGCAAGAGCCGATGGTGTGACCTTTAATGAAATATAAGGAGATTAGACTAACAAATACTAGACAAGTTCTGTTGTATTTTCGCGTTGACGTGTGTTAAAATGGTCTCATTCAATTGAGAACCATCCCTCTAAATTTGCTCAAGTTTTGTATTTCACAAGTTAAATGAGAGCCCCAAGCATGTATTCTGTTTCCTTTGATGTGCCTTGAAATTTGATAAATCCTCCCTTCAATGGGTTGCCAAACCATATGAGATTATTCTTCAATTTGCTTTCCTGTGGATAttgcttcttgaattcttggaTATAAGTTGGCAATAAGAAAACTCTGATTCAACTATGTGTATCGTTCTGGTATACTGGAAAATACCCATGGGTTGTACTAGGCCTAATAAATAGAGGAGAAGAATGTGGATTGGAAGAACACCTTCCGCCAAGTGTGAAACTCTCATTCAACTAAGCCTAAATAGGCTTTTCACAACATGAAAACTCTCATTCAACACGGCCTAAAAATTTGTGTTTCAACTCAGAAGATTTATGTTTCAATACCCAATTGGACCATACTCGACAGAACCACAAATGGGCTATAGTTGGCTGGAATGGAGGAGAAACATTTGAAGTAGGCTCAAGGACTTTTTTGAGTCACCCAACTTGCCTAAACATATATGACCATAACCATACTGACCAAAAGATGATGATCCAAAAATGAAAGTATAATCTCCATAACAGAATTCAAGCATTTGCTATATCACAATTTTGTTTGAACAATTTGGCATTCTGTTTTTGAGGGTTTTAATTTGGGGATAAGTTAGCTCTATTCTCACATGGGATTGATACTTTATTTATCACAGAAAAGCCAAAATATAGGCATAAGATAAAAAGGTATCGgccaattttagctttattttgtttttgaactTTTATTGTGTAATGGTCATTTAGACACAAATGATAACTTTGAGTGAGTGACATTTTCACGAGATGATTTTTATATTACGTttaggattaattttttatatactaTGGTATCGTTAAGAGTTTTAGAtgaataataattatatatacgATTAGTGCTCGTTCTCGAATTGGTAACAGGATCCAAGTTTCATTTCCCTATTCACACTCAGGCATCGATTATGAGATGAAGATATAATGCACTTTTTGGCACCTTCGGCCGGTGCCCAAGAAAGGGTAAACAACGGTCAAAACCTGAGTCTGGCGGAAACCAAGGAATAGTGTagagatattttatttttttttttttttgtcgacacaggggatgagaaattgaataaaaataaatgagtttgtttggaaATAATTTAGTAGAATCTATTTAAAATTCACGCAAAATTTTGAGATAAGATACCCAAAGTAGTtggtgtgaaaaaaaaaatcaaactacatcgagtttttttaaaaaaaatcatagtaTCACATTCTTTCTACAAATTCTAGGCACATTTGTCCATTCTTCATAAGATAAATACAAAGGTTTTAGCACTAATTGCACCTCCTCTCATATTAACAGCAACGCAAGACTTTTAATGTGCCAGCATTATGTCCAGCCgttcaaggaattattttctTTACATCAGGCGTTTCACCGTCCAAAATGATTCAATATCTTTACTTGACTCAATTGAAAGTGGCCAACTCTCACATGAGGCATCAAGGAATAATCTCAATTGGATAAGTATATTCTTCTTTAAACAACGAATACTCAGTTCCTTGATAAGTCATCACAATTTAGGTGGTCAGGTAAGTAAGGCTTCACCGGCTTTTGTGGTTTCCTGTAGATTTAAGGTTAGTTTACTACCGTAAAAGTCTAAGactttggtaaaaaaaaaggtAAGTAAGGCTTCATTAAATATCGACAGCTAGTCAAGTGAAACACAACATTCTTTTTTTCTAGCAGGAGAAGTGCGGATTTAAGAAGCGGAGAGGGAGAAGGAAGATCGAATTCCATGATCTTTTAAGTCACGAGACATCAACCTTAGTCATAAAAATTCCACAATTTAGTCTAAATAACTACGTGATCAATTTTTCTCCCTGAATGATATGaattggattaatttttttatagtTACTTTATTTTACTTCTCTCCTGTGCATTTTAATTCTAGTTTGACATACAACCGCCACAAGTTTAGTGACAGGAAAAAGAATTGGTATGTAAGTATAATATTTGTCATCTAAATTCTTATCCCTAACCTAAATTTGTCATCTATAATATTTGTCATCTACAAGTTTAAGTGTGTCAAATGTGGAATCTAAATTATTATCCCTAACCTAAACACGTCATTTCTTTAGTGTTGGAAGATATTAGTTTCCGAACATCTTTAACTTTGCGCCTTTGTTTACTATGGGAACAAATAGctcttgaattttttaaatgGGTACCTAATAGGCATTATTTGTACACCTAATTTATTGTTTAATTGTACAATATCACATTTATTGCTTCCTTGACATTTAAGCctatttgataactcaattcagttggttcagatcttaatatattcagataTTTTGATAACAGAAAAATAGAACATTTAAATTAAATAAGTGACACTGAATTTAATAGTTAAAATTTACTCCAAACAATacgtgataagttattcacttattatTTGATGTGATATATACTCCAGTAATTTAATGgcttcaaattttagattttggatttcagagtttagtttttaaattttaattttgtcaaATGCACCCTACACATATTCCCAACTCAAATTTGCTATTTCACAAAACAGTGCCAAGAGGCCCTTATAACCAATACCTATTAAGCATCTGTTGTACAAATAGATAACATTATGTCTAATGACTAACATCATAACTAGGGGTGATATTGAGTCAGTCGAGTTCGAGTATCGTCATACTCGAGCTCAAACTCGATGCCTAAATAGCAatactcgaactcgaactcgaactcaagGTCGAGCGAGTGGTTTAACAAAGCTCGAACTCGATTCGACGTAATACTGGGAGGCTTGAACTTGACTTAATAGAGCTCAAGAAGTTGGTGAATTCGATACTTGAGCTCGACAAATGGTTAGGGTCGTAAATATTGTAAATAATCAACctaaaaaagtaatttaattatttataatatattaattaaatattatacCGAGTACTCGATAAAACTCGATGAACTCTCGCGTATATGATATGCATACTCGAGTTTCACTCAAAACCTCATTCGAGTAGCTCGAGCTCAATTTGAACTCGGCATTGACTAAGGTCGAGTCAAGCAATTGACCGAGCTACTCGCGAATTCGAGTCAAGCTGCTCGATTGAATTGCACCACTCATAACATATAACTTCATAATTACACGATATTTAAAATATGATTTTGGGTTTTGGTGCTATGTTTCCGTGGTACTTCGTTTAGGGTATGACGGCCCATTTTATGTGGGTAAATAAATACTTAAGTCCAATCAAAACAATCAAATCCTTGGTGAAAGGGGAGCTAATCCTAACTATGATGCATTGCGAGTTtgaaagaagaataaaaaacGATGGGAACGtttattaattgaatttttTATATTGTGACATTTTGTTTTCTATTAGAACATAGAATGAAAAACAATTGTTTTTCTATTATCAAGAAAGAATGACAGAGAGAGAATTTAGCCTTTCCTTCTCTACAATTTGGAATCAGAAGTTCCGCCCACATACAAGTGATATTCAAGTTTGCTTGGACATTTGCTTGCTAATATTTACACCATAGATGGAAATAGATATACATCTACACCCCTTCAAGAATGTCCACTGTCTTTGAAGAACCTGCAGGTTATATATGTCAACAATATAAATAAAGATTTAGCAGGAAAAAAAAGTTATGTAATCCAAatatataaaagaaattaagcacGAGTGCCACATAATGTTAAATAATCCAAATATATAAAAGAAATTTAGCAGAAAAATGTTAAAGAATCCAAATACAGTGTCCTAGGGACATCTATAAAAGACCGTTTGCAGCATAATGGAGGCAGTCAATATACATGGaacaaaaaaatcatcaagaaaCAGATCCACAAGAATTAACAGAGTTAACTGCACAACGATCCACAGCTATGATGGCAGATTGGTAGGGTGTTAGCCCATTTCCTAGTTCTTGCAGTGTATCAAAGTAAAATTCTTTTGAGGTCCAAACATCATGGAAACTACATTTTGTGCCTGTTTTATCACAAGTATACATTAGATTTCGATATAACACCATTGTCTAGGTTTTGCATAAAGAGCAATTTGTAggataaaaagttaaaaaggaCATCACTGTGATCCGGGAAACAaaaattttggagaatttgagTATTGAAAATTTGCAGGGATCATTAATTTTGCATGAACAAAGAATTAATGGGAAGTTGGAGGATACCTCGGAGAACGATATAATAGAGAATGCGTTTACAGACTCAGTTGTATATGGGAGACAATAATGAAACCAAGGAGCAAGGTGAATCCAATCAGAAGAACCCAAACTACAATAATAGAGGTAATTACAATAACAGAGGTGGCCGCAGCAACAATAAtagaggtagaggtagaggtagaggaGGTACATCAAATTTTGGATGAGGTAGAggtaataattttaatttaagAGGTGGTTCTGGTAGAGGCAGAGGTAgtaattttgacaaaaaaaattagtgaaTTGAAACAGAATATTTTGTTTCCTTCCATGCCTTTCTTAATGTTtatt encodes:
- the LOC113752084 gene encoding alcohol dehydrogenase-like 7 is translated as MAQNQEGSNTVGKPIHCRAAVARKAGEPLVIEEIIVAPPKARELRVRVLCSALCFSDIHFWRLKEPHGYYPRIFGHETVGVVESVGEGIEDVKVGDTVIPSFLAYCGECPDCTSIKSNQCSKLRFELSPYIRDGTSRFSDTKGETIYHFGYTSGFSEYTVVDITHVTKVDPALPASRACLLGCGVSTGVGAAWKTADIEEGTTVAIFGLGVIGLAVAEGARLRGAKTIIGVDLNPDKVEIGKKFGITNFINPRELGGKLASEVILEMTDGLGADYCFECVGLPSLSQEAFTCCRKGWGKTVILGVDKPDSQFILNSLVNNHSGKTITGVQYGGLKPNLDIAILAKRYLDKELQLDLFVTHEIKLEDINKAFKLLIEGKCLRTVIWFDQERARADGVTFNEI